A region of Dictyostelium discoideum AX4 chromosome 1 chromosome, whole genome shotgun sequence DNA encodes the following proteins:
- the ahsa gene encoding activator of Hsp90 ATPase family protein, producing MAKVGEGDPRWIVENREDGHNVNGWHWSEKDCLPWSKNTIGGLFDKKVIQETDEYTFKISSTPVVSGECTANNRKGKTIFLYELDVKMNWEVVFKPKKVLPPPPTTKSKGAADDIDEEDDDGKPAEPIITQKKTISGEFTVPYISDENGDEAPTVRYTINTTADNDETKQSINMVQSLLKSHGVPFVQSQCQEFIKLLKKEFVSKKQVEQSQQQQTANTTTNTTTTTNTVPKVTSSTVIFNSTPTKKPTTKTLKLKEEFQCSPMDAYDVFVNINKLRAFTQSDCTFENEEGGKFSLYGGSIQGVNKTLSPGSKIVQTWRLDNWSKGVESQVTITFSVDGKPLTNVEIVQTGIPIDEFEKTEEGWKRNILDRIKHTFSYSSKIF from the coding sequence GGTCAGAGAAAGATTGTTTACCATGGAGTAAGAATACAATTGGTGGATTATTCGATAAAAAGGTTATTCAAGAAACAGATGAATATACATTCAAAATCTCATCAACTCCAGTTGTTTCAGGTGAATGTACAGCAAATAATCGTAAAGGTAAAACCATCTTTTTATATGAACTAGATGTTAAAATGAATTGGGAAGTCGTTTTCAAACCTAAAAAGgttttaccaccaccaccaaccaCTAAATCTAAAGGCGCTGCAGATGATATTGACGAGGAGGATGACGACGGTAAACCAGCAGAACCAATAATAACTCAAAAGAAAACCATCTCTGGTGAATTCACAGTACCATATATTTCCGACGAGAATGGTGACGAAGCCCCAACTGTAAGATACACTATCAATACCACTGCcgataatgatgaaactaAACAATCCATAAACATGGTTCAATCTTTACTTAAGTCACACGGTGTACCATTTGTACAATCACAATGTcaagaatttattaaattattaaaaaaagaatttgtttcaaaaaaacaagttgaacaatcacaacaacaacaaactgcCAACACTACTACCaacactaccaccaccaccaatacaGTACCAAAGGTAACATCATCAActgttatttttaattcaacaCCAACTAAAAAACCAACTACTAAaacattgaaattaaaagaagaatTCCAATGTTCACCAATGGATGCATATGATGTATTTGTaaacattaataaattaagagCATTCACTCAAAGTGATTGtacttttgaaaatgaagaaggcggtaaattttcattatatgGTGGTAGTATTCAAGGtgtaaataaaactttatcaCCAGGCTCAAAGATTGTTCAAACTTGGAGATTGGATAATTGGAGTAAAGGTGTCGAATCTCAAGTTACCATTACATTCAGTGTTGATGGTAAACCTTTAACAAATGTTGAAATCGTTCAAACTGGAATTCCAATTGACGAGTTTGAAAAAACTGAAGAAGGTTGGAAGAGAAATATTTTAGATCGTATAAAACATACTTTTTCTTACTCTtctaaaatcttttaa